The sequence CGCGAGTCCACGCCCGCGTCGGGGTTGTCACTGAGCAGCCACCAGCCGGCGGCACCGCTCGCGGTGGTGCGCTCCTCCACGGCCCGCTTGACCGCGACCGTGCCGTCGGGGAGTCGGGCGACGACGACCCTCCCCGGGCGCGCGTTGCCGCCGTGGCGGACCAGGAGCCGGTCGCCGCCACGCAGCGTCGGGA comes from Nocardioides panacisoli and encodes:
- a CDS encoding S24/S26 family peptidase; this encodes MSGEATGGRRRLGLAVVSGASMLPTLRGGDRLLVRHGGNARPGRVVVARLPDGTVAVKRAVEERTTASGAAGWWLLSDNPDAGVDSRHRGPVADGDVLAVALARVWPAPRLL